AAGTACAGAACGAATTGTGACCAGGAGTAATTATTGAAGGAGTACATGACAGTCGTGAGACTTCATCCCAAATATCTTTAAATCCGCTATGGATACACAATTTCTGATGTTTGAGGAATGTCCAAATGGCAACTTCATTGATGAGAGTGATTTTAGCACTTTTCTTTTTTCAGCTTTTGTTAGAGTAAAACTGGAAGGAGGCAGATAAGTTCTTTTTTCTCCTACTTCTGGAGCTAAATCAGTTCTAACCCCTATTTTCATCATATCTAGCCGAGATGCTTCACTATCTTTGGACTTGTGTTTTAAATTCAGTAACGTCCCAACTAGACTATCGCACACATTTTTCTCAATATGCATAATATCGAGGCAGTGACGAACGTGATGGAATTTCCAGTATTCCAACTCAAAAAATACCGACTTCTTCTTCCAAGCACAGTCCACCTTCTTCGACTTCTTTACTTCCTTTCCATAAGAAAATTTAATGTTTTCTTGTTATGCCAACACCTCTTGTCCGGAAAGGGGTTGCCTTGGCTGTCCAAACTCTTATTGACCATTAAAGGCTGCCTTCTTCTTCCTGTATGGATGATGCCTAGGAAAATACCGACGATGACCTTGGTAACATATTTTCCTACTATAAGGTAAATAGTTAGCAATGGTATCATCACCACACACTGGACAACCCAAATAACCCTTGTTGACACAGCCAGACAAATTATCATATGCCGGGAAATCGTTAATCGTCCATAACAAAGTTGCCCTTAAAGTGAAAAAAGTTTTTGTGAAGGCATCGTATACATTCAAATCATCAACTAATGGTTGTAAGAACACATCAAGGTTGTTACCGGGTTTATATGGACCGGAGACCAATATAGTTAACATCATAAATTTCCTCTTCATACATAACCACGGAGGAAGATTATATGTTACCAATACTACCGGCCAACAAGAATACCGATTAGTCAGCCCATTGTTATGTGGGTTAATACCATCAGCCGACAAAGCTATTCAAAGATTTCTTGGCTCACTTTCGAAGGCAGGCCACCTGTAATCGATATTCCGCCAAGAAGGAGAGTCGGCAGGGTGGCGCATCTGGCTATCACGAATTCTTTGGTTGGAATGCCATATCAACAACTCAGCTGTCGAAGAAGATTTAAACATCCGTTTAAATCTCGGGATGATCGGAAAGTACCACATAACTTTTTCCGGGATTTTATACCTTTCTCTACCATCCTTACCCACCTTCCAGCGAGATAGCTTGCACTTTGGACACTCCGAAGCAGTCTCATTTACACCCCTGTATAGAACATATTCATTGGGACACGCGTAGAATTTTGTATACTCGAGGCCTAAATTCGAAAGAGTCTTCTTTGCTTCATATGCGTTAACAGGTAATGCATTATCCTGAGGTAAGAATGAGCCAACTGTAGAGAGAAGATCGCTAAATGCGCTATCACTCACACCGAATCTCGCTTTCCAGTTATGTAATTTTAACACCGAATCTAATTTTGTGCAGTCACTACCCTCAAATAAAGGTTGTTGAGCATCAGCCACAAACCTCTTAAAATTTTGCGAGTCTTTATCGTAGTCATCGCCCCCTGATTTACCCCCCGGATTACGATATGCTGCTTCACAAACCATAGCAGCTTGTGAAGCACCAGCAGCCGCCGCTTTTGATACAGCAGCCGCCGCTTCCGATGCAGCAGCCGCCGCTTCCGATGCAGCAGCCGCTTCTGATGCAGCTTCAAAGGCTGATTTAAATGCATCTGCATTTTGCTCCTCTTCATGAGGAGGCACTGTGCTACCAACAGACGACCTACCAGTCTTGGATCTGTGCCAAATCCAATCAATATACCCAAGACTAAAACCATTCTCATAGAGATGACACCTTATTACTTTGACCGGAAATTTCTTGAAATTAACACATTTACAACAGGGGCAAAGGTATTTTGTTAggatttttacaattttcttcagcGTAAATCAAAAACTTTTTAATCCCGACTTCATATTCTAACGAATCCCTCTCTTTTGAAATCCAATCTTTCTCCATATTCGTAGGATAACCTATTTCCTACCTAATTTTTATatcaaatatttcaaaaaaaacaACGTACAATTAGTAATATATATGTATTACTATGTATAATTACCGACAAAGCAGAACACGACACTGATTGATTAAAATGATGAAACGAAACACAGAACAAAGCTGAGCACGACACTAGACAATAAACATAGcaaattaatataatttgtaaTGAGCTGAATCAACCACCACCCGACGCCGATGCTCATAAAGAATTAGATTCTATAGGCCAAGAAAACTCTATTCACATGCTAACTATCATTTCTCAAACAAGAATCAGAACTTTTAGTGGGTTTATTAAGTACTTGCTcaaagattacattcccaaaccAACCACTTCTGCTTTTCTAACTCCTCCCAGGTGACCCTTCTTCTCTACCAGGTAATTATTTTCTTTATAAGCACCAGATGTATGTGTTAGTGAAGTGTtcttttataaatttttttattccAAGTATGATATCAAAAATCAAAGTTGATTTTTATTACTAAAAAGGTAATGCCATTATCCTTTTCAGTAATCTGCTTGTATCGATTTGGTAGTACAAGACAGGGCATGCATTTTAATGTTTACATTATACTATCAATAGATGAAAGATATTTACATTATACTATAAATTCTACACAGAACCATCTTCCTGTCattttatatgtaaaatatatgcTGTAACAACACATACAGAACAAAAAGCGAATTTCGTCTATCATCCCCTTACTATAAAATAATGTTTACATTATTTAACTGAAAATAACATGCATTTCCTAGAGAAAACAGAGAAAAGAGCAACAAAAATCCTAtcatttaaacaaaataaaataaataaagacACAGGCATAAGCAAATTAGGGTTTGCTATATGACAAACAACTAATTTCCATACTATAGAATATGTAACAAACAACTCAAACAAGCAGATGCAGATAGTTTAAGCTTAaagtaattaaaaattaaaaaattagggtttcaaattgAAATCCCCAattctgaaattagggtttaaaactTACCTAATTCAAGCTTTAACCTTCAACTTAGCTTCAATCTTCGACTTGAACTCCAACCTTAAACTCCGAGTTGAACTTCAACTCCGACTTTGACTTAATGCAATGAAACCCCCAAATCTACGAGAGCAATGAGGGAAATGAGAGCAACCTTGATGAGAGCAGCAAGGTGAAATCTACACAGGAAGGTGAAATGAGAGCTGAGAGAGGGATAAAatgagagatgagagagtgaTGAACTGAGAGATGAGAGAGTGATGAAAGGATGAACTGACGAATAcgttttttgtttttgttttcagttttttatttaatttttattttttttaataaaaaagagGGGGAAGATGTGGGTGAAAAAAGGGGGAAAATTTTACTAAGTCAAAAAACAAGGGGGGGAACACTTCGAGGGAATGAataatttggttaaggggggaacGGGGAAGACGCTTTGATTAATTTTTTCAAAACAGACATATAACATCGGTTGGGCTAAAAAACTGATGTTTATAACAACAAAAGACATCGGTTGCCAAAAACCGATGTAGAAAACACCTTTTATATCGGTCAAAAAAGCAACTGATGTCTAAGaggtgatgtctattctactttttctagtagtgcgtggtgattgaacaagttttggatctccattagtcagccaatttgtaaagcttcttaaggtaaataatctgatctatgaattaaatatctatttttcgcatagatcctgcggtgggtttcgaaaattcttgtttttacgtttttaattactatttccgttgcGTGTATGTGatcgaaacccttcaatgacatcagagctacttgtgaaaagtatttaattcgtttatatgtttactggttttatgatgataacatgtatacaatattccatgactgttatgtatgcgattttgtatattttacatgttgttatgtttatatagtgtgtatgtatatatatattttgaatatatgatatttatgagagttgtataatcatatgatgattatataatctgtatatatactgatatatacatgttttatgtttgttcttattataagaatcgtatttggTACGATTCTGAATCGGACGCAGCGGATTTCCTGAAATCTGGGTCTGttatccgattttggcgaacgaatatgctatttcatatggaatcgagcgtctgaactAAACTGATTGCaaaagctatcatcgactgatctgtaaggcgtttgacgtcgtttcgaccctgtaatctgcgatttaatgttatcagatttaatttcgaattttctgattttttctatatttggtttttatgattagatcatgatgggtatgatacGTTAAGATCATActatgtgttttaacatgttcttatgtgttaattgagcatggtggatggttatggcttataaCCTTAGGATAATgattttggttttttaaatacggcttgcatgtcgtttgatcttgtaattattaaatctcgaatgtaactcgagttcttattgtaagtacattagattagtttttatttttcattcgtgtaatgtacatgaagacatgaagatttgaagatcaaggaagggtaatctcatATGGAGgtcatccaaggaagcaatacaagaaagaagacatgtaatagttagcctgtatttatttttcaccttagattgacctagatctttgtcattagcttgatgaagatcatataggataaagccataaccaaccacatttatttattgcactttacatatatatgagcatatgatgaatgtatgtgtagagtagtttataaatatacatgcttaattagattaaggatgtatgtattagatacgacacccatgccatgctttctaaacaagataaaatctgtaacaaCTCAAGgttttaaaatgaacaaacg
The sequence above is drawn from the Apium graveolens cultivar Ventura chromosome 2, ASM990537v1, whole genome shotgun sequence genome and encodes:
- the LOC141694615 gene encoding uncharacterized protein LOC141694615, whose amino-acid sequence is MEKDWISKERDSLEYEVGIKKFLIYAEENCKNPNKIPLPLLSKTGRSSVGSTVPPHEEEQNADAFKSAFEAASEAAAASEAAAAASEAAAAVSKAAAAGASQAAMVCEAAYRNPGGKSGGDDYDKDSQNFKRFVADAQQPLFEGSDCTKLDSVLKLHNWKARFGVSDSAFSDLLSTVGSFLPQDNALPVNAYEAKKTLSNLGLEYTKFYACPNEYVLYRGVNETASECPKCKLSRWKVGKDGRERYKIPEKVMWYFPIIPRFKRMFKSSSTAELLIWHSNQRIRDSQMRHPADSPSWRNIDYRWPAFEILVTYNLPPWLCMKRKFMMLTILVSGPYKPGNNLDVFLQPLVDDLNVYDAFTKTFFTLRATLLWTINDFPAYDNLSGCVNKGYLGCPVCGDDTIANYLPYSRKICYQGHRRELRLCGPVFYRWMYPFERFNKVLKSYVRNRYFPEGCIAKAYLKEKSVEFCAEFSRISFKTVGLPKDQGKLSGPLSATTVKSVEEKERNEAHLHVLLNNSEVFPYIKMHKELLEKIYEVKKKTILWMIGEHNRLFADWFENKVMTELNEKVKGVSEMIRWLAGKPSFTVLTFDGYLVDGIRYFTKE